The genomic window AGACAGAGTGATCAATCATCGTCAGTCACTTTCAGAAGAGTTGAAAAAAATCGGTGTAAAAGAGCTGCCATACATTTTATGTCTGTACAATCCAAATATTTACTGGGAAGAAATGGCTAAGGTCATCGAGGCTCAAGGTCAGATTTGTTCTATCGTTGATGCGGATAGACCTGTCGACCTGAGTTTGTTAAAAAATAAAAGTGTTACATTCAGTTGGGAATTTATGTTTACTCGATCCATGTATCAGACGGAGGACATGGGGCGACAAGGAGAAATCTTGGCAGAGATTGCTGCTTTGTATGATCAAAGGATATTGAATAGTACGATGACTAAACACATGCATCCAATCGATGCAGAAAATATTGAAGATGCGCATAAGCTTGTTGGCAGCGGCAAGATGATTGGCAAACTGGTTTTAACAGGTTGGTAGAAAACAAATGAATGAACCCAACACCCACGGTGGTTTCCGCCGTGAGTGTTGGGTTCATTTTCTTTGAAGACTCAAATCGTTGCTTTTAATTTGTATATTTTTGACGGTCTGCCAATGCCGACAGGACGTTCTCCGATCTCGTCGAAATATTGCAGCATAGCTTTTTTGAAGTTTGAATGGTCGATTGATTTGTAATCTACGCCAAGAAACTTAGCGAAAACTTTTCTAGCCTCTGTGATCGTGAAATCCTTCCCAAGTACTTGCAGTACTTGAGGCTCGTGTTCCATTTTGTTGGCTACTCGATTGAACGCTTTTAAAACAATTTGGCTGTGATCGAAGGCAAGCAATTTATAATCATCAGCTGCCGGATTATTCAGGTCTAGTCTGATTTCTACATCTTCGTCTGTAAGAATTAATTTATGACCAACCCGTTTCATCGTAAACCAGCTGACTTCTTTCGCATCATCGCCGGCAATCAACGGTTCTTCCCCGATGAAAGCAAGATAGCTAACGGTGACGACCCAACCACGCGGGTCACGATTCGGTGTACTGAAGGTATGCAGTTGCTCAATATTCTGCTTGGAGATCACGACACCTGTTTCTTCCTTCGTTTCACGTAGGACACTTTCTCCTGTGGATTCATTTGGCATAACAAATCCGCCGGGGAGTGCCCATGAATTCCTATAAGGATGTCCTTTTCGTTTGATTAAAAGCAGTTTTAACTGATCTTCCTCTTTGTTGTAACACATCAAAACAATATCGACAGTCAGCGAAGGTTTTTCATATTCAGGATGATCCTGTTGGTGATACCACTTTAGAAACTCCACTTCACTGGCTTCTTGCTCGTAGTATTGACGTTCTTCTCTTTTTGAAGCAAAGCGAGACAAAAGCGTTCATCCTTTCTTTCTAAGGCATATCTGAAAACTACGGCAGAAGCCAAATTTCTCAGTGATTTTTATAAAAATCAAAAGAAAAACAAACTAGCTTCTTTTGAGGCGCTTGTTTGCATAAAAGCAGTAGCCATTGTAGTTGTCAGATACACTCAAAACTAATAAAAGTAATTTTCACTTTATTTTATCATGTAAGAAAATAAAAACAACCATAGAAAGTTCCCTCTTGAAAAATAATATGGATTTTGTTAGACTGTAACTATCTTAAGAAAGGGAAAGGTACTTGGACTATGGATACTACATCTACTAAACAATAATTTAATTCAATTATTAAATTCTGTAGTGGATGAGTGTACCCAAAAATAGTGATGACAAGTATTCTTTCATAGAAACAATCCGAGGCCTATTTCGTGTAGCCAAGGGGTTGTTAGATATGCATAGTAGGGAAACTGTCATCTTCTTCAGAATTGAAGGAGGTTTTTTTGTTATGTCAATAGAATTCAAAAATATAAATATGTACTTTGGTGATAAAGAGTTGTTTGCA from Enterococcus sp. 9E7_DIV0242 includes these protein-coding regions:
- a CDS encoding NUDIX domain-containing protein is translated as MSRFASKREERQYYEQEASEVEFLKWYHQQDHPEYEKPSLTVDIVLMCYNKEEDQLKLLLIKRKGHPYRNSWALPGGFVMPNESTGESVLRETKEETGVVISKQNIEQLHTFSTPNRDPRGWVVTVSYLAFIGEEPLIAGDDAKEVSWFTMKRVGHKLILTDEDVEIRLDLNNPAADDYKLLAFDHSQIVLKAFNRVANKMEHEPQVLQVLGKDFTITEARKVFAKFLGVDYKSIDHSNFKKAMLQYFDEIGERPVGIGRPSKIYKLKATI